One stretch of Phycisphaerae bacterium DNA includes these proteins:
- a CDS encoding LamG domain-containing protein — MSSARGTNDRQGHLFLAITTAAMMIIAGFATVRGSDQPTIGARADAAPIPWKMLVLIYRNVDATYIDSAGNEQHAAYSMSDTDYIYVVQAVSRLPVTISAWSAGKAAMSLKIVTVTDPMKTLNSNGAPDEYQALREISIYNPGDIYDSISMVYSLNDIWISGVASVGLSGRANSAGFSVIHMPINYVAWGATYPEEIILHEWLHNVEGYYRSPDSQIPGLHDAEAFGYAPDPDAGGSWHRWYEDYMQNRIWNGTTYVGVPAEAWQTHVPAGPISGSVPATPHPTEPANQAVGIPPQTVFKWMAAAGARWYGLQISTDPTFTDNYVDRWVEGTQYQVIDLPTGGSCYYRVRALNSTGMSPWSSVFSFTTAPESSTIRGKALRFDGVDDHVRVRRQIGNDFTLEAWIKTTSADVGYAPWDGRPVIHADLPYGDSRDFCSGIVNSKFAFSVGGPDVMVQSTTSVNSGDWVHVAAVRVQQTGTIKVYVNGREEAVQTGATTETLDTPVFIDLGGNTVNNRFFDGLMDEVRIWNRARSAGETAADMNRRLAGTESGLVGYWRMDEGFGEVARDSSLSATDGSLRYGPIWVASTAPITQPLADLDFDGDVDLDDFSLFRSCISGPSMPLSAGCRASDFDHDSDVDQSDFGIFQRCWSGANKPAWVDYVMADNFEEYPRYPLEKGVPGGFPLLNFPDISMYGQEPWGGYGANPHPGRLQKRWDETRGKLSGGIPYSEGIYEDLNKVICAQLYWSPERPAIETVRDYAAYEFSPAVADEVVEVVKIFEANHVRAKVAESAVKACELTERIEARMTPEARRAWRWRLFRIRAAIDQELYRNSQGQGRDEVFRNAYEELTEISHAKNTWPMLRPVLIPAVKTK; from the coding sequence TTGAGCTCAGCCCGCGGCACGAACGACAGGCAGGGTCATCTGTTCCTCGCTATCACGACCGCCGCGATGATGATCATCGCCGGATTCGCGACGGTTCGAGGCTCAGACCAGCCGACGATCGGGGCTCGAGCCGACGCCGCCCCCATCCCCTGGAAGATGCTCGTCCTCATTTACCGCAACGTGGACGCAACCTACATCGACTCTGCCGGAAACGAGCAGCACGCCGCTTATTCAATGAGTGACACGGACTACATCTACGTGGTCCAAGCTGTCTCTCGCCTCCCAGTCACGATCTCGGCTTGGTCGGCCGGAAAGGCCGCCATGAGCCTCAAGATCGTCACCGTGACCGACCCCATGAAAACTCTGAACTCCAATGGCGCTCCCGACGAATACCAGGCCCTGCGTGAGATTTCCATCTACAACCCCGGCGACATCTATGATTCCATCTCCATGGTCTACAGCCTCAACGACATTTGGATCAGCGGGGTCGCTTCCGTCGGTCTTTCCGGCAGGGCGAACTCGGCGGGCTTCTCGGTCATCCATATGCCAATCAACTACGTCGCCTGGGGCGCCACCTACCCGGAAGAGATCATTCTCCACGAATGGCTCCACAACGTGGAAGGCTATTACCGATCGCCGGACTCCCAGATACCCGGCCTTCACGACGCCGAGGCATTCGGCTACGCCCCGGACCCTGATGCCGGCGGCAGCTGGCATCGCTGGTACGAGGACTACATGCAAAACCGGATCTGGAACGGCACCACCTATGTGGGAGTGCCAGCCGAGGCCTGGCAAACCCACGTGCCCGCCGGACCGATCTCCGGCTCCGTCCCGGCAACGCCGCACCCGACCGAGCCTGCGAACCAAGCGGTCGGCATCCCACCTCAAACGGTCTTCAAATGGATGGCGGCTGCAGGGGCCCGCTGGTACGGCCTACAGATCTCCACCGACCCTACCTTCACCGACAACTACGTGGATCGGTGGGTGGAGGGAACGCAGTACCAGGTCATCGACCTGCCCACGGGCGGGAGCTGCTATTACCGTGTCCGAGCTCTCAATTCGACGGGTATGAGCCCGTGGTCGTCTGTCTTCTCATTCACGACCGCTCCAGAAAGCAGTACGATCAGGGGCAAGGCCCTTCGGTTTGACGGAGTCGATGACCACGTCCGGGTTCGCCGCCAGATCGGCAACGACTTCACACTCGAAGCCTGGATCAAGACCACCTCCGCCGATGTGGGGTATGCCCCGTGGGACGGCCGGCCGGTGATCCACGCTGACCTGCCGTACGGTGACTCTCGAGATTTCTGCAGCGGGATAGTCAACTCGAAGTTCGCCTTCTCGGTGGGCGGGCCGGACGTGATGGTTCAATCGACCACTTCGGTCAACTCAGGCGATTGGGTCCACGTGGCGGCGGTACGTGTTCAACAGACCGGCACCATCAAGGTCTACGTCAACGGCCGCGAAGAGGCTGTGCAGACCGGGGCGACGACAGAGACTCTCGATACTCCCGTCTTCATCGACCTCGGCGGGAATACCGTGAACAACCGCTTCTTCGATGGCCTCATGGACGAAGTCCGCATCTGGAACCGAGCCCGTAGCGCCGGCGAGACTGCCGCCGACATGAATCGCCGCTTGGCCGGAACTGAATCCGGCCTAGTGGGTTACTGGCGCATGGACGAGGGCTTCGGTGAAGTCGCCCGCGATTCCAGTTTGAGCGCCACCGACGGCAGTCTGCGTTACGGACCGATCTGGGTCGCTTCGACGGCACCCATCACCCAACCGCTGGCCGATCTCGATTTCGACGGGGACGTGGACTTGGACGACTTCAGCCTGTTCCGGTCTTGTATATCCGGCCCCTCGATGCCGCTTTCCGCGGGCTGCAGAGCCAGTGACTTCGATCACGACAGCGACGTCGACCAGTCCGACTTCGGCATCTTCCAGCGATGCTGGAGCGGAGCGAACAAGCCGGCCTGGGTGGACTACGTCATGGCCGACAATTTCGAGGAGTACCCGCGCTATCCGCTGGAGAAGGGCGTGCCGGGAGGCTTTCCGCTGCTGAACTTCCCGGATATCAGCATGTACGGGCAGGAACCATGGGGCGGGTACGGGGCCAATCCGCATCCCGGCCGGCTCCAGAAGCGATGGGATGAAACCCGAGGCAAGCTCTCCGGGGGCATTCCGTACTCGGAGGGTATCTACGAGGACCTCAACAAGGTGATCTGCGCCCAGTTATACTGGTCGCCCGAGCGGCCGGCTATCGAGACGGTCAGGGACTATGCTGCGTACGAGTTCTCCCCCGCGGTGGCCGACGAGGTCGTGGAAGTGGTCAAGATCTTCGAGGCCAATCACGTGCGGGCCAAGGTTGCCGAGAGTGCGGTCAAGGCCTGCGAGTTGACCGAGCGGATCGAAGCTCGGATGACGCCGGAGGCTCGTCGGGCCTGGCGATGGCGCTTGTTCCGCATTCGGGCGGCGATCGACCAGGAGCTTTACCGAAACAGTCAGGGTCAGGGGCGGGATGAGGTGTTCCGCAACGCGTACGAGGAGTTGACCGAGATCTCCCATGCGAAGAACACCTGGCCGATGCTGCGGCCGGTGTTGATTCCGGCAGTGAAGACGAAGTGA
- a CDS encoding magnesium chelatase: MSHKPTTLNELRDSGWQTKSVKREVHDNFLRMLRDGGELFPGIVGYEDTVIPEVNIGLLAQHDLLFLGEKGQAKSRLMRLLVRFLDPEIPCLDIPDCPVHEDPFKPVTAAGKRFLAEHSVDDVPITWWPREHRYAERLSPGTKFADIIGEIDPAKLAAGTSLGAEEALHFGLIPRMHRGIFAMNELPELDELVQVGLFNILEERDVQIRGFPVKFDIDVLILFSANPATYNRSGKVIPQLKDRIGTVIHTHYPRQREAGIRIMEQEAGISLDGEFSVQVPPFMKEIVEQMSICARRSKYVDQQSGVSARLSIANYRTMVASARQRAVRLGERPAVPRVSDLAHLEASSLGKLELDMMGSQQMSERQVLDAILAEAIRTVFDEYVDRHGLEEITGVFSKGVKIEVGDMLPSSHYAERVQRIPKIWEKAFEVNPADSPAVRASCVEFVLAGLHAKDQISRSQRHGRITYEL, from the coding sequence ATGAGTCATAAACCGACTACATTGAATGAGTTGCGCGACAGCGGGTGGCAGACCAAGTCGGTCAAACGTGAGGTGCATGACAACTTCCTGCGTATGCTACGGGACGGTGGTGAGTTGTTCCCCGGCATCGTGGGGTACGAAGACACGGTCATCCCGGAGGTCAATATCGGCCTGCTGGCCCAGCACGACTTGCTGTTCCTCGGCGAGAAGGGGCAGGCGAAGAGCCGGCTGATGCGGTTGCTGGTTCGGTTTCTCGATCCCGAGATTCCCTGTCTGGACATTCCCGACTGCCCGGTCCACGAGGATCCGTTTAAGCCCGTGACCGCGGCCGGCAAGCGATTCCTGGCCGAGCACTCCGTAGACGACGTGCCAATCACCTGGTGGCCGCGCGAGCATCGGTACGCGGAGCGGCTCAGCCCGGGCACGAAGTTTGCTGACATCATTGGCGAGATCGACCCGGCCAAGCTGGCGGCCGGCACGAGTTTGGGGGCCGAGGAGGCTCTGCACTTCGGGCTTATTCCGCGCATGCACCGTGGGATCTTCGCGATGAACGAGTTGCCCGAGCTCGACGAGCTGGTGCAGGTCGGCCTGTTCAACATCCTGGAAGAGCGGGACGTGCAGATTCGTGGTTTTCCGGTCAAGTTCGATATCGATGTGCTGATCCTGTTCTCTGCGAATCCAGCCACGTACAACCGCAGCGGCAAGGTCATTCCGCAACTCAAGGATCGGATTGGTACGGTCATTCACACTCACTATCCGCGGCAGCGCGAAGCGGGTATCCGGATCATGGAGCAGGAGGCGGGTATCAGCTTAGACGGCGAGTTTTCGGTGCAGGTTCCGCCGTTCATGAAGGAGATCGTCGAGCAGATGAGCATCTGCGCCCGGCGATCCAAGTATGTGGATCAGCAGTCGGGGGTCAGTGCCCGGCTGAGCATTGCCAACTACCGCACGATGGTCGCCAGCGCCCGCCAGCGGGCGGTGCGGCTCGGGGAGCGGCCGGCCGTCCCCCGGGTTTCCGATCTCGCCCATCTCGAGGCCTCGTCGCTCGGCAAGCTCGAGCTGGACATGATGGGCTCCCAGCAGATGTCTGAGCGGCAGGTGTTGGACGCCATCTTGGCCGAGGCGATCCGGACGGTGTTCGATGAATATGTCGATCGGCATGGACTGGAGGAGATCACCGGTGTCTTTTCCAAGGGAGTGAAGATCGAGGTCGGCGACATGTTGCCGTCATCGCACTATGCCGAGCGGGTGCAGCGGATACCGAAGATCTGGGAGAAGGCCTTTGAGGTGAACCCAGCGGACAGCCCGGCGGTGCGGGCGTCGTGCGTCGAGTTCGTGCTCGCCGGGCTCCACGCCAAGGACCAGATCTCCCGCAGCCAGCGCCATGGTAGGATCACCTATGAGCTTTGA
- a CDS encoding nucleotidyltransferase, producing MASTLDLLKRLADHGVECVLVGGMAGVVHGCGLITEDIDVCAPMSPENLTRLLAALNGLHPKHRMRPDRPPLPEDPARLHGFKNLYIETDLGQIDVLGEIAGLGGYDEVAGRAVTVDLDGRTYRVLSIDSLIQAKRAMGRPQDMRAVELLEVVYDRLRRQGR from the coding sequence ATGGCTTCGACCCTCGACCTCCTCAAGCGGCTGGCTGACCACGGCGTTGAGTGCGTGCTGGTGGGCGGCATGGCTGGTGTTGTTCACGGCTGCGGGCTGATTACCGAGGATATCGACGTCTGCGCTCCGATGAGTCCGGAGAACCTCACCCGGTTGCTTGCGGCCCTGAACGGGCTTCATCCCAAACACCGGATGCGGCCGGACCGTCCGCCGCTGCCGGAGGATCCCGCTCGCCTCCACGGGTTCAAGAACCTGTACATCGAGACCGATCTCGGGCAGATCGACGTTCTTGGCGAAATCGCCGGGCTTGGCGGGTACGATGAGGTTGCCGGCCGTGCAGTCACTGTCGATCTGGATGGCCGAACCTACCGTGTGCTCAGCATCGACTCTTTGATCCAGGCCAAACGAGCCATGGGGCGCCCCCAGGACATGCGAGCCGTCGAACTCCTGGAGGTCGTGTATGATCGGCTTCGGAGGCAAGGGCGATAG
- a CDS encoding 30S ribosomal protein S18 codes for MANDAQRKSGGRRQEKRRFADRGGEGWKGPIIDYKEVELLRKFMTASSKTMSRKRAGTSAREQRDLRRAIKRARFLALLPYTGT; via the coding sequence ATGGCTAACGATGCACAGAGGAAGTCCGGCGGCCGCCGGCAGGAAAAACGCCGCTTCGCGGACCGGGGCGGCGAAGGCTGGAAAGGCCCGATCATCGACTACAAGGAGGTCGAGCTGCTCCGCAAGTTCATGACCGCCAGCAGCAAGACCATGTCCCGCAAGCGGGCCGGCACCAGCGCCCGCGAGCAGCGCGACCTGCGCCGGGCCATCAAGCGAGCCCGGTTCCTCGCCCTGCTACCCTACACCGGGACTTGA
- the serS gene encoding serine--tRNA ligase → MIDPKLIRQDPERFKNAVKLKRMDCDIDAFCTLDDRRRALQVSLDELKHQQNETGNQIALYRNPKSQWYQAAVAAGRSVDQLKAEAQKLVHQMADLKNKTKDLEAEFKEVSDRFDAMLLTIPQPPAPEVPVGQDDTQNVEIRRVGQAPHPGFKLKDHVALLTELGMLDVERGVKLAGARNYVLRGLGVALHRAVLQLAVDLMNERGFVQLGVPVLVRDTMMVGTGYFPGGEEQAYRCERDQMSLVGTAEVPLTAYHCDEILNEDELPKKYFALSSCFRREAGAAGKDTYGLYRIHTFDKVEQVIICRNDEQTSIQHHAEILQNAEDVLTKLELPYRVVNVCSGDLGQGQVQKFDIETWMPSRGNYGETHSASRFYEFQARRLKLRYRDKDRNLKFCHTLNNTVIASPRVLIALVENHQNQDGTIRLPKALRPYLGGREVLGKS, encoded by the coding sequence ATGATCGACCCGAAACTCATCCGCCAGGACCCCGAACGGTTCAAGAACGCCGTCAAGCTGAAACGGATGGACTGTGATATCGATGCGTTCTGTACCCTGGACGATCGCCGACGCGCACTGCAAGTCAGTCTTGATGAATTAAAACATCAACAGAACGAAACCGGTAACCAGATCGCCCTCTACCGCAACCCCAAGAGCCAGTGGTATCAGGCCGCGGTGGCCGCCGGCCGGTCCGTCGATCAACTCAAGGCCGAGGCCCAAAAGCTCGTCCACCAGATGGCCGACCTCAAGAACAAGACCAAGGACCTCGAAGCCGAGTTCAAGGAAGTCAGCGACCGGTTCGATGCCATGCTGCTGACCATCCCCCAGCCCCCCGCCCCCGAGGTCCCCGTCGGCCAGGACGACACCCAGAACGTCGAGATCCGCAGGGTCGGACAAGCGCCGCATCCCGGCTTCAAGCTCAAGGACCACGTTGCCCTGCTGACCGAACTGGGTATGCTCGATGTCGAACGCGGGGTCAAGCTGGCCGGTGCCCGGAACTACGTGCTCCGCGGGCTCGGCGTGGCCTTGCACCGAGCTGTGCTGCAGCTCGCCGTGGACCTGATGAATGAGCGCGGCTTCGTTCAGCTGGGCGTGCCCGTCCTCGTCCGCGACACCATGATGGTCGGCACCGGCTACTTCCCGGGCGGCGAGGAACAGGCCTACCGCTGCGAGCGCGACCAGATGAGCCTGGTGGGCACGGCCGAGGTGCCGTTGACCGCCTACCACTGCGACGAGATTCTCAACGAGGACGAACTCCCCAAGAAGTACTTCGCGCTGAGCTCGTGCTTCCGCCGCGAGGCTGGAGCGGCCGGCAAAGACACCTATGGACTGTACCGAATCCACACGTTCGACAAGGTCGAGCAGGTCATCATTTGCCGGAACGACGAGCAGACCTCGATCCAGCACCACGCGGAGATCCTCCAGAACGCCGAGGACGTCCTCACCAAGCTGGAACTGCCCTACCGGGTCGTTAACGTGTGCAGCGGCGACCTCGGACAGGGACAAGTTCAGAAATTCGATATCGAAACGTGGATGCCCTCACGCGGTAACTACGGCGAGACCCACTCGGCTTCGCGATTCTATGAGTTCCAGGCCCGGCGGCTTAAGCTGCGATATCGCGACAAGGACCGCAACCTCAAGTTCTGCCACACGCTGAACAACACGGTCATCGCCAGCCCCCGGGTCCTGATCGCACTAGTCGAGAACCACCAGAACCAAGACGGGACCATCCGTCTGCCCAAGGCCCTGCGACCCTACCTGGGTGGGCGCGAAGTGCTGGGGAAATCCTGA
- the aroF gene encoding 3-deoxy-7-phosphoheptulonate synthase: protein MIVVMQEGCPKENVDHVCHLIREMSLIDHVIVGTERTVVAVIGDDRLKDRSVLESCPGVDRVVPILAPYKVASRVAKPEPTVIPLGGRLGASVGGRRVCVMAGPCSVEDRSMLLEIAHAVKDAGATALRGGAFKPRTSPYQFQGLGEKGLKHLAEAREQTGLAVVTEVMSIDQVDLVCEYADVLQIGTRNMHNFNLLTAVGKTNKPVLLKRGWIATLEEFLLAAEYIMDAGNQRVVLCERGIRTHEQYVRNTLTLAIIPAVKRESHLPIVIDPSQGTGHAYMVPAMCRASVAAGADGLLIEVHHDPEHAMTDGGQSVTLQTFTKIMKEIKAIAAVVEREA, encoded by the coding sequence ATGATCGTCGTTATGCAAGAAGGATGTCCAAAGGAAAACGTGGACCACGTCTGCCACTTGATCCGCGAGATGAGCCTGATCGATCACGTCATCGTCGGGACTGAACGGACAGTCGTCGCCGTGATCGGCGACGACCGCCTCAAGGACCGCAGCGTGCTGGAGAGCTGCCCGGGGGTCGATCGGGTCGTGCCGATTCTGGCTCCCTACAAGGTCGCCAGCCGGGTAGCCAAGCCGGAACCAACAGTCATTCCGCTCGGCGGGCGGCTCGGGGCGTCGGTCGGCGGGAGGAGAGTCTGCGTGATGGCCGGCCCATGCAGCGTCGAGGACCGCTCCATGCTGCTCGAAATCGCCCACGCCGTGAAGGATGCGGGCGCCACCGCACTGCGCGGCGGAGCCTTCAAGCCACGGACCAGCCCGTATCAGTTCCAGGGTTTGGGCGAAAAGGGCCTGAAGCACCTGGCCGAGGCCCGCGAGCAGACCGGCCTGGCCGTGGTCACCGAGGTCATGAGCATCGACCAGGTAGATTTGGTCTGCGAGTACGCCGACGTGCTCCAGATCGGTACACGGAACATGCACAACTTCAACCTGCTGACCGCGGTAGGCAAAACCAACAAACCGGTACTGCTCAAGCGAGGATGGATCGCCACCCTGGAGGAGTTCCTGCTGGCCGCCGAGTACATCATGGATGCGGGCAATCAACGGGTCGTTCTGTGCGAGCGCGGCATCCGCACACACGAGCAGTACGTGCGTAACACCCTCACCCTGGCCATCATCCCGGCGGTCAAGCGCGAATCGCACTTGCCCATCGTCATCGATCCGTCGCAAGGGACCGGCCACGCCTACATGGTACCGGCCATGTGCCGGGCATCGGTGGCCGCGGGCGCGGATGGACTGCTGATCGAGGTACACCACGATCCCGAGCACGCCATGACCGACGGAGGACAATCGGTGACCCTGCAGACCTTCACCAAGATCATGAAGGAAATCAAGGCCATCGCAGCGGTAGTGGAGAGGGAAGCGTAG